One region of Rhodocaloribacter litoris genomic DNA includes:
- a CDS encoding LacI family DNA-binding transcriptional regulator, producing the protein MTKKITIDEVARLAYVSRSVVSRVLNNHPNVSKEARARVMKVIEEYNYRPSSVARSLVTDRTYELCVLAPRRRNDVLATGYWPLVLLGLSEQSIQRGYYVSISMVSADMESAINERILTGHAFDGFILIARDVTRFVAEALQASATPIVLIGHDPNFPDLNSIDADNFDGAYQAGSHLVGLGYRRIGLMLGPAEMPESDDRRNGFLKALADAGLSVPPAYTAIGDYSHQSGYAIMQRWIERGDVPEAVFCTSDAKATGAILALHEAGLRVPEDVAIVGFDDLPTARFTIPPLTTVHQPVYEKGEQAANVIIDLIEGQRTGVIHQNLPVKLVVRETCGAHLRTT; encoded by the coding sequence ATGACGAAGAAGATCACCATCGATGAGGTGGCCAGGCTGGCGTATGTCTCGCGCTCGGTTGTGTCACGGGTGTTGAACAACCATCCGAACGTGAGCAAGGAAGCACGGGCGCGGGTGATGAAGGTCATCGAGGAATACAACTACCGGCCCAGCTCGGTGGCCCGCAGCCTGGTGACGGACCGGACGTACGAACTGTGCGTGCTGGCCCCGCGCCGCCGCAACGACGTCCTGGCGACGGGCTACTGGCCGCTCGTCCTCCTGGGGCTGTCCGAACAGAGCATCCAGCGTGGCTACTACGTCTCGATCTCCATGGTCTCGGCGGACATGGAGAGCGCCATCAACGAGCGTATCCTCACCGGCCACGCCTTCGACGGCTTCATCCTCATCGCCCGCGACGTGACCCGCTTCGTGGCCGAGGCCCTGCAGGCCAGCGCCACCCCGATCGTCCTCATCGGCCACGACCCCAACTTCCCGGACCTCAACTCCATCGACGCGGACAACTTCGACGGGGCCTACCAGGCCGGAAGCCACCTCGTCGGGTTGGGCTACCGGCGCATCGGCCTCATGCTGGGCCCGGCCGAGATGCCGGAATCCGATGACCGGCGCAATGGCTTTCTGAAAGCCCTCGCCGACGCCGGGCTGTCGGTACCGCCCGCCTACACGGCCATCGGGGACTACTCGCACCAGAGCGGCTATGCCATCATGCAACGGTGGATCGAACGGGGCGACGTGCCCGAGGCCGTCTTCTGCACGAGCGACGCCAAGGCGACCGGCGCCATCCTGGCCCTCCACGAAGCCGGCCTGCGCGTGCCCGAAGACGTGGCCATCGTCGGCTTCGACGACCTGCCCACCGCCCGCTTCACCATCCCCCCGCTGACGACCGTGCACCAGCCGGTCTACGAAAAAGGCGAGCAGGCCGCCAACGTCATCATCGACCTGATCGAGGGACAACGCACCGGGGTCATCCACCAGAACCTGCCGGTGAAGCTGGTCGTCCGGGAGACGTGCGGCGCCCACCTCCGCACCACCTGA
- a CDS encoding sodium:solute symporter family protein gives MQLGTIDWVIMAAFFALSLGIGLAVSGRSGRNFSSFFLAGRDMPWWLLGVSMVATTFSTDTPNLVTDLVRTHGIFGNWTWWAFLLTGMLTVFLYAKLWRRSEVLTDVEFYEIRYSGRLAAFLRGFRAVYLGIVFNILIMASVTLAAIKIGGVMMGWTPVETVVVAATVTMIYSALGGLRGVVLTDLVQFALAMAGSIGAAIYVLNMPEVGGLGNLLAHENVRGALAFWPSFETMTWQEMLPVFVIPLAVQWWAAYYPGSEPGGGGYVVQRMLSARNERHAVGATLLFNALHYALRPWPWILVALASLVVFPELSMMAERFPSLSDQVIRNDLGYPAMLSFLPSGLLGLVVTSLAAAYMSTMSTQVNWGSSIVVNDVYYRFINPQATERQQVWVGRLATVVLMGVACTLALFLENALQVFNIVVQIGAGTGLLFILRWFWWRINAASELTAMVVSFVVAVYFQVAGRLDWPGGSLADWERLLVIVAVTTAAWVAVAYLTPATDPAVLRDFYRRIRPGGPGWRPVLEAARQDGRPVPAAASDLPHGLAAAACGALGIYSVLFATGFFLYGRLGLGTFFALTAGVALFALLRLWPRLRFE, from the coding sequence ATGCAACTCGGCACGATTGACTGGGTCATCATGGCCGCCTTTTTCGCGCTCTCCCTGGGCATCGGTCTGGCCGTCTCCGGCCGCTCGGGCCGCAACTTCAGCAGCTTTTTCCTGGCCGGGCGCGACATGCCGTGGTGGCTGCTCGGTGTCTCGATGGTCGCCACGACGTTTTCGACCGATACCCCGAACCTGGTCACCGACCTCGTCCGCACCCATGGCATCTTCGGGAACTGGACGTGGTGGGCGTTCCTGCTGACGGGGATGCTCACGGTTTTTCTTTATGCCAAGCTCTGGCGCCGGTCCGAGGTGCTGACCGACGTGGAGTTCTACGAGATCCGGTATTCGGGCCGGCTGGCGGCGTTTCTGCGGGGCTTCCGGGCGGTCTATCTGGGGATCGTTTTCAACATCCTCATCATGGCCTCGGTGACGCTGGCGGCCATCAAGATCGGGGGGGTGATGATGGGGTGGACGCCCGTCGAGACGGTGGTGGTGGCGGCCACGGTCACGATGATCTACAGCGCCCTGGGCGGGCTGCGGGGCGTGGTGCTGACGGACCTGGTGCAGTTCGCGCTGGCTATGGCCGGCTCCATCGGGGCGGCGATCTATGTGCTGAACATGCCGGAGGTGGGGGGGCTGGGCAACCTGCTGGCGCACGAGAACGTGCGCGGGGCGCTGGCTTTCTGGCCCTCGTTCGAGACGATGACGTGGCAGGAGATGCTGCCGGTGTTCGTCATCCCGCTGGCGGTGCAGTGGTGGGCGGCGTACTATCCGGGGTCGGAGCCGGGGGGCGGCGGCTACGTGGTGCAGCGGATGCTCTCGGCCCGGAACGAGCGCCATGCCGTCGGGGCCACGCTGCTGTTCAACGCGCTGCACTATGCGCTCCGGCCCTGGCCGTGGATCCTGGTGGCGCTGGCGTCGCTGGTGGTCTTTCCCGAGCTCTCCATGATGGCCGAGCGCTTTCCGAGCCTCTCTGACCAGGTGATCCGGAACGACCTGGGCTACCCGGCCATGCTGTCTTTCCTGCCTTCCGGGCTGCTGGGGCTCGTGGTCACGTCGCTGGCGGCCGCCTACATGTCGACGATGTCCACGCAGGTCAACTGGGGCTCCTCGATCGTCGTCAACGACGTGTACTACCGGTTCATCAACCCGCAGGCCACGGAGCGGCAGCAGGTGTGGGTCGGGCGCCTGGCGACGGTGGTGCTGATGGGGGTGGCCTGCACGCTGGCCCTCTTCCTCGAAAACGCCCTGCAGGTCTTCAACATCGTCGTGCAGATCGGCGCGGGCACCGGGCTGTTGTTCATTCTCCGGTGGTTCTGGTGGCGGATCAACGCGGCCTCGGAACTGACGGCGATGGTCGTCTCGTTCGTCGTGGCGGTGTACTTTCAGGTGGCCGGGCGGCTGGACTGGCCGGGCGGTAGCCTGGCGGACTGGGAGCGGCTGCTGGTCATCGTGGCGGTGACGACGGCCGCCTGGGTGGCCGTGGCCTATCTGACCCCGGCCACCGACCCGGCGGTCTTGCGCGACTTCTACCGCCGCATCCGGCCGGGTGGACCGGGCTGGCGGCCGGTGCTGGAGGCGGCCCGGCAGGACGGCCGGCCCGTGCCCGCGGCGGCGTCCGACCTGCCCCACGGCCTGGCCGCAGCCGCCTGCGGCGCCCTCGGCATCTACAGCGTCCTCTTTGCCACCGGGTTCTTCCTCTACGGTCGCCTCGGCCTGGGGACCTTCTTCGCCCTCACGGCCGGCGTGGCCCTCTTTGCGCTGCTCCGCCTCTGGCCGCGTCTCCGGTTCGAATAG
- the nagB gene encoding glucosamine-6-phosphate deaminase has translation MVSTAASLPVSTHDDAALELPDGSHRERVPVLIFEHPAQMARQVARRIANLIEERQAVGKNVVLGLPTGSTPIGVYEELVRMHREQGLDFSNVITFNLDEYYPMKPDSLQSYHRFMHEHFFDHVNIPKENIHIPRGDLPREEVEAYCLQYEHAITKAGGLDLVLLGIGRSGHIGFNEPGSGPETRTRLVVLDEITRKDAASDFFGEENVPREAITMGVGTILDAREIILMATGEHKASIVRRAVEEEPNRRVTASFLQRHRDATFYVDRAAAGELTRIKTPWLVREVTWTPELAKRAVIWLSEKLGKAILHLEAADFYRNHLQGLVHAYGNVDDLCRQVFEDLRRRIRYPESLPRKERIIVFSPHPDDDVISMGGMLDKLVRNENEVTVAYMTNGSVAVFDADVRRMLRFVEMSLPALGFNDEAGREAFRKTKERYLRFLKNKKPGEVDLEPIQQLKAYIRYAEAVAAIEVMGLDERHARFLDMPFYKTGTVRKAPIGEADVQVVLELLREIRPSHVFVAGDLSDPHGTHRMCYRAIQLALERYNQPADLPDGEAKDAPQNGTASKGKKKEKAGPSRPAAERPLVWLYRGAWQEWEIDKTDIFIPLSKADLDRKIEAIFKHESQKDRAMFPGAYDEREFWERAKDRNRETAAALNRLGLPEFYAAEAFVTTYEMP, from the coding sequence ATGGTTTCGACTGCTGCCTCCCTGCCCGTCTCCACACACGACGACGCCGCGCTCGAACTGCCCGACGGCAGCCACCGCGAACGCGTCCCCGTGCTCATCTTCGAACACCCCGCCCAGATGGCCCGCCAGGTGGCCCGCCGCATCGCCAACCTGATCGAGGAGCGGCAGGCCGTCGGCAAAAACGTCGTGCTCGGCCTGCCCACCGGCTCCACCCCCATCGGCGTCTACGAAGAACTCGTCCGCATGCACCGCGAGCAGGGCCTCGACTTCTCGAACGTCATCACGTTCAACCTCGACGAGTACTATCCCATGAAACCGGACAGCCTTCAGAGCTACCACCGGTTCATGCACGAGCACTTCTTCGACCACGTCAACATCCCGAAGGAAAACATCCACATCCCCCGGGGCGACCTGCCCCGCGAGGAGGTCGAGGCCTACTGCCTGCAGTACGAGCACGCCATCACCAAGGCCGGCGGGCTGGACCTGGTGCTGCTGGGCATCGGCCGCAGCGGCCACATCGGCTTCAACGAGCCCGGCTCCGGGCCGGAGACGCGCACCCGCCTGGTCGTGCTCGACGAGATCACGCGCAAGGACGCCGCCAGCGACTTCTTCGGGGAGGAGAACGTGCCGCGGGAGGCCATCACGATGGGCGTTGGAACCATTCTGGACGCCCGGGAGATCATCCTGATGGCCACCGGGGAGCACAAAGCCTCCATCGTGCGCCGGGCCGTGGAGGAGGAGCCCAACCGCCGCGTGACGGCCTCCTTCCTGCAACGCCATCGCGACGCCACCTTCTACGTGGACCGGGCTGCCGCGGGTGAGCTGACCCGCATCAAGACCCCCTGGCTCGTCCGCGAGGTGACGTGGACGCCCGAACTGGCCAAACGGGCCGTCATCTGGCTCTCGGAGAAACTGGGGAAGGCCATCCTGCACCTCGAGGCCGCCGACTTCTACCGGAACCACCTCCAGGGCCTCGTCCATGCCTACGGCAACGTGGACGACCTCTGCCGGCAGGTCTTCGAGGACCTGCGCCGGCGCATCCGCTACCCGGAGAGCCTGCCCCGCAAGGAACGCATCATCGTTTTCAGCCCCCACCCGGACGACGACGTCATCTCCATGGGCGGCATGCTCGACAAGCTCGTCCGCAACGAGAACGAGGTCACCGTCGCCTACATGACCAACGGCTCGGTGGCCGTCTTCGACGCCGACGTGCGCCGCATGCTGCGCTTCGTGGAGATGAGCCTGCCCGCCCTCGGCTTCAACGACGAAGCCGGCCGCGAGGCCTTCCGCAAGACGAAGGAGCGCTACCTCCGCTTCCTCAAAAACAAAAAGCCGGGCGAGGTGGACCTCGAACCCATCCAGCAACTCAAAGCCTACATCCGCTACGCCGAGGCCGTCGCGGCCATCGAGGTGATGGGCCTGGACGAGCGCCATGCCCGCTTCCTCGACATGCCCTTCTACAAGACGGGCACCGTGCGCAAGGCCCCCATCGGCGAGGCGGACGTGCAGGTGGTGCTCGAACTGCTCCGCGAAATTCGCCCCAGCCACGTCTTCGTCGCCGGCGACCTCTCGGATCCCCACGGCACCCACCGCATGTGCTACCGCGCCATCCAGCTCGCGCTCGAACGCTACAACCAGCCGGCGGACCTCCCGGACGGTGAGGCGAAGGACGCCCCGCAAAACGGCACCGCGAGCAAGGGAAAGAAAAAAGAAAAGGCCGGTCCCTCCAGGCCGGCGGCGGAACGCCCGCTCGTGTGGCTCTACCGCGGCGCCTGGCAGGAGTGGGAGATTGACAAGACGGACATCTTCATCCCGCTCTCGAAGGCCGATCTCGACCGCAAGATCGAGGCCATCTTCAAGCACGAAAGCCAGAAGGACCGCGCCATGTTTCCCGGTGCCTACGACGAACGCGAGTTCTGGGAACGCGCCAAGGACCGCAACCGGGAGACGGCCGCCGCCCTGAACCGGCTCGGCCTGCCCGAATTCTACGCCGCCGAGGCCTTCGTCACCACCTACGAGATGCCATAG
- a CDS encoding ROK family protein, with the protein MSSPVPARLLAGIDIGGTNIRYALAAPDRPQALLVWHSVETPPGLTPEQFVAFIEAEVGRGLKALNASPETLAGIGCVAPGITDVEKGVVRQATNLGWENVPLVQLLENRLGVPAVIENDVNAAAMAEYTYGAGREAGSLVYLTVSTGVAAGIVLDGRLWRGGGYAAGEIGLFLPEPAHIGKDWRPNGCLELTAGGVGLARAWAARHGGNGTPGEAVEVFNRAREGHPEAVTLVRRAADYLAQAIVAIGALLNPDILVLGGSIARNEEWIAGRIREVVDATLPFPLPIAHSELEGDAPLIGALLLAARHVAAATPDTAGIDP; encoded by the coding sequence ATGTCTTCTCCCGTTCCTGCCCGCCTGCTCGCCGGTATCGACATCGGAGGAACCAACATCCGCTATGCACTCGCCGCCCCGGACCGGCCACAGGCGCTGCTGGTGTGGCACAGCGTGGAAACCCCGCCGGGACTCACCCCCGAGCAGTTCGTGGCCTTCATCGAGGCCGAGGTGGGCCGGGGGCTCAAGGCGCTGAACGCCTCACCCGAAACACTGGCGGGAATCGGCTGTGTGGCGCCGGGGATCACGGACGTCGAAAAAGGGGTCGTCCGCCAGGCCACCAACCTCGGCTGGGAAAACGTGCCGCTGGTGCAGTTGCTGGAGAACCGGCTCGGCGTGCCGGCCGTCATCGAAAACGACGTCAACGCGGCGGCCATGGCGGAATACACCTACGGGGCCGGCCGGGAAGCCGGGTCGCTCGTCTACCTGACCGTGAGCACCGGCGTGGCGGCCGGCATCGTGCTCGACGGCCGGCTGTGGCGGGGAGGCGGGTACGCCGCGGGTGAGATCGGCCTTTTCCTGCCCGAACCGGCCCACATCGGCAAGGACTGGCGACCCAACGGTTGCCTTGAACTGACGGCCGGCGGGGTGGGACTGGCACGCGCCTGGGCCGCCCGGCACGGCGGCAACGGCACCCCCGGCGAGGCCGTCGAAGTGTTCAACCGGGCCCGGGAAGGCCACCCGGAGGCGGTGACGCTCGTCCGCCGGGCCGCCGACTACCTGGCCCAGGCCATCGTCGCCATCGGGGCCCTCCTCAACCCGGACATCCTGGTGCTCGGCGGCAGCATCGCCCGAAACGAGGAATGGATCGCCGGGCGCATCCGCGAGGTGGTCGACGCCACCCTCCCCTTCCCGCTTCCCATCGCCCACTCGGAACTCGAAGGCGACGCCCCCCTGATCGGCGCCCTCCTCCTCGCCGCCCGCCACGTTGCCGCAGCCACCCCGGACACCGCCGGAATCGACCCCTGA
- a CDS encoding carbohydrate-binding family 9-like protein — translation MRPPEPCGPPGTTALLILLLLLPIPAAAQPVPRHYVAYRTAAPLTLDGHLDEPAWQAAPWTDAFTDIEGERRPPPRFRTRAKMLWDDAYFYVAATLEEPHLWATLTERDAVIFHDNDFEVFIDPDGDTHLYYEVELNALGTVWDLLLVRPYRDGGPPIDAWDVRGLGLGLHLDGTLNDPSDTDRGWTVELALPWEALREAAPGDRPPQPGETWRVNFSRVQWHTDVVDGQYVKRTDPATGRPLPEDNWVWSPQGVIDMHRPERWGFVLFSDRVAGTGTTPFVPDPNERVKDALRHLHEAQRAHFRTHGRYADDLAALGADTLRVEGVTFTPTLYVTPTLYEITAPGFDGATVHIRHDGRVWVEKP, via the coding sequence ATGCGCCCACCCGAACCCTGCGGCCCACCGGGGACCACCGCCCTCCTCATCCTCCTGCTCCTGCTCCCCATCCCCGCAGCCGCCCAGCCCGTCCCCCGCCACTACGTCGCCTACCGCACCGCCGCCCCCCTCACCCTCGACGGCCACCTCGACGAACCCGCCTGGCAGGCCGCCCCGTGGACCGACGCCTTCACCGACATCGAGGGGGAACGCCGCCCACCGCCCCGCTTCCGCACGCGGGCCAAAATGCTCTGGGACGATGCCTACTTCTACGTGGCCGCCACCCTGGAAGAGCCGCACCTGTGGGCCACCCTCACCGAACGCGACGCCGTCATCTTCCACGACAACGACTTCGAGGTCTTCATCGACCCCGACGGCGACACGCACCTGTACTATGAGGTCGAGCTGAACGCGCTGGGCACCGTCTGGGACCTGCTGCTCGTGCGCCCCTACCGCGACGGCGGCCCGCCCATCGACGCCTGGGACGTGCGCGGCCTCGGCCTCGGCCTGCACCTCGACGGCACCCTCAACGACCCGTCCGACACCGACCGGGGCTGGACCGTGGAGCTGGCCCTCCCGTGGGAGGCCCTCCGCGAGGCCGCCCCTGGCGACCGGCCCCCGCAGCCGGGCGAGACGTGGCGCGTCAACTTCTCCCGCGTGCAGTGGCACACCGACGTGGTCGACGGGCAGTATGTCAAACGCACCGACCCGGCCACGGGACGGCCGCTCCCGGAGGACAACTGGGTGTGGAGCCCGCAGGGCGTCATCGACATGCACCGGCCCGAGCGCTGGGGCTTCGTGCTGTTCTCTGACCGCGTCGCCGGCACGGGCACCACGCCGTTCGTCCCCGACCCCAACGAGCGGGTCAAGGACGCCCTGCGGCACCTGCACGAGGCCCAGCGCGCGCACTTCCGCACGCACGGGCGCTATGCCGACGACCTGGCCGCCCTCGGCGCGGACACCCTGCGCGTCGAAGGCGTCACCTTCACCCCCACCCTGTACGTCACCCCGACCCTGTACGAGATCACCGCCCCCGGCTTCGACGGCGCCACCGTCCACATCCGCCACGACGGGCGGGTGTGGGTGGAAAAGCCCTGA
- a CDS encoding acyltransferase family protein yields the protein MTSPTATAPATPVASPDAAPLLARRYDALDVFRGLTIAGMILVNTPGSWAHVYAPLRHAAWHGATPTDLIFPFFLFIVGVAMWFSFSKFEHRPSPAVLKKIARRVVLIFAVGLLILNAHPYVRDYGTLRIMGVLQRIALAYGLASLLCLYLRPKALLATSAGLLLGYWALLWAGGGPDPYALETNLARQIDLFIFGADHLYQGFGVPFDPEGLLATIPAAVTVVLGYLAGRTLRATAPLEKALLHLFLAGTALLLAGVVWNPLFPINKPLWTSSYVLYTGGIAMIGLAWAVWLIDVKGWRRWAEPFRWMGLNPLFLYVLSGLWVLALIRWVRLPAGDGTTMNGYAWLYQKVFAPLAGPLNGSLLFALAHVAVFMLLGWLLYRRRLFIKL from the coding sequence ATGACCTCGCCCACCGCCACCGCACCGGCCACCCCCGTGGCCTCGCCCGACGCCGCCCCCCTCCTCGCCCGCCGCTACGACGCCCTCGACGTCTTCCGCGGGCTGACCATCGCCGGGATGATCCTGGTCAACACCCCCGGCAGCTGGGCGCACGTCTACGCGCCGCTGCGCCATGCCGCCTGGCACGGCGCCACGCCCACCGATCTCATCTTCCCCTTCTTCCTGTTCATCGTCGGGGTGGCGATGTGGTTCTCGTTCTCGAAGTTCGAGCATCGCCCCTCGCCGGCCGTGCTGAAGAAGATCGCGCGGCGGGTGGTGCTCATCTTCGCCGTGGGGCTGCTGATCCTCAACGCCCACCCCTACGTGCGCGACTACGGCACCCTCCGCATCATGGGGGTCCTCCAGCGCATCGCCCTGGCCTACGGACTGGCGTCGCTCCTCTGCCTCTACCTCCGCCCGAAGGCGCTGCTGGCCACCTCGGCGGGCCTGCTGCTCGGCTACTGGGCCCTGCTGTGGGCCGGCGGCGGCCCCGACCCCTACGCCCTCGAAACCAACCTGGCCCGGCAGATCGACCTGTTCATCTTCGGGGCGGACCACCTGTACCAGGGCTTCGGCGTGCCCTTCGACCCGGAAGGGCTGCTCGCCACGATCCCGGCCGCGGTGACGGTGGTCCTGGGCTACCTGGCCGGCCGCACGCTCCGCGCCACGGCCCCCCTCGAAAAGGCGCTCCTCCACCTGTTCCTGGCCGGGACGGCCCTCCTGCTGGCGGGGGTCGTGTGGAACCCGCTCTTTCCCATCAACAAGCCGCTGTGGACCAGCTCGTACGTGCTCTACACCGGCGGCATCGCCATGATCGGCCTGGCATGGGCGGTCTGGCTGATCGACGTGAAGGGGTGGCGCCGGTGGGCCGAGCCGTTCCGGTGGATGGGGCTCAACCCGCTGTTCCTCTACGTCCTCTCGGGCCTCTGGGTGCTGGCACTCATCCGCTGGGTGCGCCTGCCCGCCGGCGACGGCACGACGATGAACGGCTATGCCTGGCTCTACCAGAAGGTGTTCGCCCCCCTGGCCGGCCCGCTGAACGGCTCCCTCCTGTTCGCCCTCGCGCACGTGGCCGTCTTCATGCTCCTGGGCTGGCTCCTCTACCGGCGGCGGCTCTTCATCAAGCTGTGA
- a CDS encoding glycoside hydrolase family 18 protein, with protein sequence MRPIRSLLPLLLLLPLAACEEAPPPEPAAPAYRLGGYLHGPRGVQLDDEAAARLTHVNYAFANVRDDAVVLEHPEDPARLAALTALRDRHPHLRILLSVGGWTWSEHFSDAALTEESRQTFARSAVALVTRHRLDGLDIDWEYPGQPGEDNVYRPEDRENFTLLLQTLREHLDAQARQDGRPADRPYELTIAAAAGETYLEHTDMRAAAAYLDFVNLMTYDFHGPWTARTGHHTNLYPPADTEAPSGAAAVEAMIRAGVPADKIVLGAAFYGRGWRGVRPERNGLHQPYDGPSESYPYHVLAAGYIDRNGFVRHWDEAARAPYLWHPDSLVFISYEDEASLREKAAYVHAHGLGGVMYWEHHGDADGRLLKALHEALQP encoded by the coding sequence ATGCGACCGATCCGCTCCCTGCTCCCGCTCCTGCTCCTCCTGCCGCTGGCGGCGTGCGAGGAGGCCCCGCCGCCCGAACCCGCCGCCCCGGCGTACCGGCTCGGGGGCTACCTCCACGGCCCCCGCGGCGTGCAGCTCGACGACGAGGCCGCGGCCCGCCTCACCCACGTCAACTACGCCTTCGCCAACGTGCGTGACGACGCGGTGGTGCTCGAACACCCCGAGGACCCGGCCCGCCTCGCCGCCCTGACGGCCCTCCGCGACCGCCATCCCCACCTCCGGATCCTCCTCTCCGTGGGCGGATGGACGTGGTCCGAACACTTCTCCGACGCCGCCCTCACCGAGGAATCCCGCCAGACGTTCGCCCGAAGCGCCGTGGCCCTCGTGACCCGGCACCGCCTCGACGGGCTCGACATCGACTGGGAATACCCGGGGCAGCCCGGCGAGGACAACGTGTACCGCCCCGAAGACCGGGAAAACTTCACCCTGCTGCTCCAGACCCTCCGCGAGCACCTCGACGCGCAGGCCCGGCAGGACGGCCGCCCCGCCGACCGGCCGTACGAGCTGACCATCGCCGCGGCCGCCGGGGAGACCTACCTCGAACACACCGACATGCGGGCGGCCGCCGCCTACCTCGACTTCGTCAACCTGATGACGTACGACTTCCACGGCCCCTGGACGGCCCGCACGGGCCACCACACGAACCTGTACCCGCCCGCAGACACCGAGGCGCCGTCCGGGGCGGCCGCGGTGGAGGCCATGATCCGGGCCGGTGTCCCCGCCGACAAGATCGTGCTCGGGGCGGCCTTCTACGGGCGCGGTTGGCGGGGCGTCCGTCCCGAACGCAACGGCCTGCACCAGCCCTACGACGGGCCGTCCGAGAGCTACCCGTATCACGTCCTCGCCGCCGGGTACATCGACCGGAACGGGTTCGTCCGCCACTGGGACGAGGCCGCCCGCGCCCCCTACCTCTGGCACCCGGACTCGCTCGTGTTCATCTCGTACGAGGACGAGGCCTCCCTCCGCGAGAAAGCCGCGTACGTGCACGCCCACGGGCTGGGCGGCGTCATGTACTGGGAGCACCACGGCGACGCCGATGGGCGCCTGCTGAAGGCGCTCCACGAGGCCCTCCAGCCCTGA
- a CDS encoding TetR/AcrR family transcriptional regulator yields MAQDTEQKIFEAARAIFHERGYHGARMQEIARRAGINQSMLHYYFRTKDSLFEAVFQATAREVLGPVMAVLREDLPFPEKLDRFVETYLRQIAAHPHAPAFILQELNHHPDRLKAFAARLGTGLFERWAADVEAAVARGEIRPVAPAHLLADMLALCAFPFIARPMLQAVTGFDDDAYRAFLAGRKDDVLRFLHQALAP; encoded by the coding sequence ATGGCACAGGACACCGAACAGAAGATCTTCGAAGCGGCGCGGGCCATCTTTCACGAGCGCGGCTATCACGGGGCGCGCATGCAGGAGATCGCGCGGCGGGCCGGCATCAACCAGTCGATGCTGCACTATTATTTCCGCACCAAGGACAGCCTCTTCGAAGCCGTATTCCAGGCCACGGCCAGAGAGGTGCTGGGGCCCGTGATGGCCGTGCTCCGGGAGGACCTCCCCTTCCCGGAGAAGCTCGACCGGTTCGTGGAGACGTACCTCCGGCAGATCGCCGCGCACCCGCATGCCCCGGCGTTCATCCTTCAGGAGCTGAACCACCACCCGGACCGGCTGAAGGCCTTCGCCGCGCGGTTGGGGACGGGGCTGTTCGAGCGCTGGGCCGCCGACGTGGAGGCGGCCGTGGCCCGGGGGGAGATCCGCCCCGTCGCCCCGGCGCACCTGCTCGCCGACATGCTCGCCCTGTGCGCCTTCCCGTTCATCGCCCGGCCCATGCTTCAGGCCGTCACCGGCTTCGACGACGACGCCTACCGCGCCTTCCTGGCCGGGCGCAAAGACGACGTGCTTCGTTTCCTCCACCAGGCCCTGGCTCCATGA